In Halococcus salifodinae DSM 8989, one genomic interval encodes:
- a CDS encoding class I SAM-dependent methyltransferase encodes MSGEAAEASFDWDAYWTDADEEKREEASPSAHHAAEVLPEFVERFDAPPGVADVGCGAGVTTFAVADRLAEPVVGYDTAAPVVERNRDRAAREGVENVRFEQTTLPEFTPDREFGVVFAYFTLQYVRDVEQALENLYAAVAPGGALVCNYMNRAAREFCLVAADDPHDNADHPFVFDPDQYTERFGALLDGDSVLSRERIYETLGTWPRSAFTVADRPDVRWAWHHAPLVYVPKL; translated from the coding sequence ATGAGCGGCGAAGCCGCCGAAGCGAGTTTCGACTGGGACGCATACTGGACCGACGCCGACGAGGAGAAACGTGAGGAGGCGAGCCCGAGCGCCCACCACGCGGCCGAGGTACTGCCCGAATTCGTCGAGCGGTTCGACGCGCCGCCAGGCGTCGCCGACGTGGGCTGTGGAGCCGGTGTCACGACGTTCGCGGTGGCCGATCGCCTCGCGGAGCCGGTGGTCGGCTACGACACGGCCGCGCCGGTCGTCGAACGGAACCGCGACCGCGCCGCACGAGAGGGGGTCGAGAACGTCCGGTTCGAACAGACGACGCTCCCGGAATTCACTCCCGACCGTGAGTTCGGTGTCGTGTTTGCGTACTTCACGCTCCAGTACGTGCGGGATGTGGAGCAAGCACTGGAGAACCTCTATGCGGCGGTCGCACCGGGCGGCGCGCTCGTGTGCAACTACATGAACCGCGCCGCCCGCGAGTTCTGTCTCGTCGCCGCCGACGACCCGCACGACAACGCCGACCACCCGTTCGTGTTCGATCCCGACCAGTACACCGAGCGATTCGGCGCGCTGCTCGACGGCGACAGCGTGCTCTCCCGCGAACGGATCTACGAGACGCTCGGGACGTGGCCACGAAGCGCGTTCACAGTCGCCGACCGACCCGACGTGCGGTGGGCGTGGCACCACGCTCCGCTAGTGTACGTTCCGAAACTCTGA